The nucleotide sequence GGCGATCATCACCGTGACGTAGTGGTTGAAGCGGAAGCCGAAGGCCAGCGGGATGCCGTAGCCGAAGGCGAGGAAGACCAGCAGGGCGGGCACGCCGCGGAAGAACTCGATGTAGATCGTGGCCAGCCACCGGTAGGGCGCCACGGACGAGAGCTTCATGAGCGCGAGCACCACACCGCCGGTGAGGCCGACCACGAAGCCGAGGAGCGTGTAGATGAGCGTGTTCTTCAGCGCGACCACGATGATGCCGGGGAACTGCTGGGCCGCGATGGCCGGGTTGAACACCTTCTCGACCAGCAGCGGCCAGTCGGCGACCGCGATGAGGGCGAGGACGACGAGGATCAGGACGGCGTACTGGACGCCGCGGGAGAGCCGTGCTCTCTGGTGCATGGTCATGGCCATGGGTTGGTCCGTTCTGGGTGGTACGGGTGGGACGGTGACGGGGCCGGCGTCCCGGGTGCGGGTCGCCGGCCCCGGGTCAGTTCTCCTGGACGGGGATCCACGTCTCGACGATCTTCTCGAGCGTGCCGTCCTCCTCGATGCGGTCCAGGGTGGCGTCGACCGCGCCGAGCATCGCCTCGTCGCCCTTCGCCACGGCCACGCCGAGCTGGTCGTCGAGGTCGGCGGTCTCCTGCACCACGAAGTCCGGGTCGTCCTGGGCGTGCTGGGCGATCGCCGTGACGTCGTCGAGCACCGCGTCCACGCTCCCGGTGCTGAGCCCGGTGAACAGCGTGGTGGCGTCCTCGAACTGGACGGCGTTGAGGCCGAGCTCCCGGGCCTGGGTCTCGCCGACCGTGCCCTGCATGACCCCGACCCGCACCTGCTCCTCGCGGGCGGCGTCGATGGAGTCGACCCCGTCCTCCCCGTCGGTCACGAGGCCGACCTCGTTGTCGTAGTAGGGGTCGGAGAAGTCCATCACCGTCCGCCGCTCCTCGGTGATGGACAGGGCGGAGATCGCGACGTCGCACTGGTCGGTCTCGAGGGCCGCGCCGGACTGGATCGACTCGAAGGCGAGCGTGACGTTCTTCATCTCCACGCCGAGGTCCTCGGCGATCTCCCGGCCGAGGTCCATGTCGAGACCGACCATCTCGCCGCCCTCCTCCATCTCGAACGGCGGGTAGTTGGACTCCGAGCACACGGTGAGGAACCCGGGCTCCACCAGGGCCACGGCCGAGGACGCGGTGGCCCCCGCGGTCTCCCCGCCGCCGTCCGCGGCCTCCCCGGAGGGGCTCTCGGACGTGCAGGCGGTCAGGGCGAGGGCGGCGATCGCGGACAGCGCCGCCAGCGCGTGCGCGCGGGACGGGCGGGTCGTCGGACGGGGCATGCGGGGTTCCTCCGGTGGGAGCAGTGGTCGTCGGCGCGGACGGGCCGGGCGCGGGCCCGGCCCTGCGGGGCGGTGGCCCCGCGCGTGTTCGGGCACCAGGATACGGTGCGAGCCCGGCTCCGGCTCAGCCGGCGGACAGGCCCGGGGCGGGCACGAGGCGCTCCGGGGCCCCGGCGGCCCGCTGCCCCAGGGCCTGGAGCATCGGCCGCAGCTTCGCCCAGGTCTCGGCCAGCTCGGACTCGGGGTCGGAGGCGGCCACGATGCCGCACCCGGCGTAGAGCCGCACCGTGCGCTCGTCCTCCTGCACCGCGCCGCGCAGGGCGATGCCCCAGTCCCCGTTGCCGGCCGCGTCGAGCCAGCCGACCGGGCCGGCGTAGAGTCCCCGGTCCATCTGCTCCAGCTCCGGGATCGCGGCGGCGGCCACCGCCGTGGGCGTCCCGCACACCGCGGCGGTGGGGTGCAGGGCCTCGGCGAGCTCGAGGGAGGACGGCGGGTCCCCGGCCGGGCCCGGGCGCAGCGCGGCGGTGACGTCCGAGGCGAGGTGCCACACGTTGGGCAGCTCGAGGATGAACGGCTCCGGGGAGGTCGTGACGGCGTCGGTGTAGGGGGCCAGCGACGCCTCGAGGGAGTCGATCGCGAACCCGTGCTCGTGCTGCTGCTTCTCGGACTCGCCGAGCACCCGCGCGGCGTACTCGTGCGGGTCCTCGTCCGGGGGCGCGGCGTCCCGGTCCAGGGTGCCGGCGAGGACCCGGGCGTGGGCCACGCCGTCGAGGACCCGCACCAGCATCTCGGGGGTGGCCCCCATGAGCCGGCCCGCGCCCGCGGGGTCCCCGCCGAGGCCCACGCAGTACGTCCAGCACTGCTCGTAGCGCCGGGCGAGGTCCCGCACCACGGCCACGGCATCGAGCGGGGCGTCCGTGCGCGCCACGACGTCCCGGGCCAGGACCAGCTTCTCCATCCGGCCGGAGCGGATGCGCTCGACGCCCTCGCGCACCGCCTCCGTCCACTCGTGCTCGCCCAGGGTCCCGGAGGACAGCCGGACCACGGCCGGCGCCGCGGGCGGCCCGCTCGCGGCGGGCGGGCGCCCGGGGGCGGAGCCGATCCGGCGCAGCCAGGCGGCCGCGACGTCGTCGGCGCCCAGCGCGAAGGGGGTCCCGGGGGCCACGGCCACCACGAGGGTCGCCCACGCGACGTCGCCCCGGCGGCCCACGAGCAGCTCCGGGACCACGAGCCCGGAGTCCACGGCGGAGGCGGTCGCGAACGTGAACGCGCCGAAGGCGGTCAGCCCGGTCCCGGGCACTCCCACGCGGTCCTCGATCACGGCCGCGCCGACCAGGTCGTCCCACCACACGCGGGCCGCCGTGAACCGGTCCGCGCCGCGCACCGTGTGCTCGGCGGCCCGGCCCCAGGCCACGAGTCCGCGCCCGTCCACCGTCCAGGTGAGCAGCTCCGGTCCGGCGAGCAGGTCCCGCAGGTCCGGGGCGGCTGCGGGGTCCGCGCCCAGCGCGGACAGCGGCACCGTCAGGGCGTGCAGCACGGGGACCGGCGGGGCGGCTGCGGGGTCGGCGGCGGGGGCGGTGGGAGACATCGCCCCCCAGTCTAGGCCGACCGCCGGACAGCCCCCGGTCCCGCTCCCGCGGGCGGGGCCGCCGGGAGGGCGTCCGGGGCGGGCGCCGGGGGAGGGGCCCGGGCGGGGGCGTCGGAGCGAGGTGCGACAATGACCGGGTGAACCGAGCAGACCTGTCCAAGCAGCCGCACGAAGTCTCCGCCATGTTCGACGACGTGGCGCCCCGCTACGACCTCGTCAACGACATCCTCTCGCTGGGGCGGACCCGCGGCTGGCGCAGGGTCGTCGCGGAGGCCGTCGGCGCCGTCCCGGGGGAGAAGGTCCTCGACCTCGCCGCCGGGACCGGGACCTCGTCCGAGCCGTACGCGGACGCAGGCGTCGACGTCGTGGCCGCGGACCTCTCGCTCGGGATGCTCGAGGTGGGCCGCGCCCGCCGCCCGGACATCGAGTTCGTGCAGGCCGACGCCACCCGGCTGCCGTTCGCGGACGCGTCCTTCGACGCCGTGACCATCTCCTTCGGGCTGCGCAACATCCAGGACTACCGCCGCGCGCTCGCCGAGATGCTGCGGGTCGCCCGGCCGGGCGGGCGGCTCGTGATCTGCGAGTTCTCGACCCCCACGGCCGCCCCGCTGCGCACCGTCTACACGGAGTACCTCATGAAGGCGCTGCCGGGGATCGCCGCGCGCGCGGCGTCCAACCCGGAGGCCTACCGGTACCTCGCGGAGTCCATCGCGGCGTGGCCGGACCAGGAGGACCTCGCCGCCGAGATCCTCGCGGCCGGCTGGACCGGCGTGCAGTACCGCAACCTCACCGGCGGCATCGTGGCCGTGCACCGGGCCGTCAAGCCCGCCGCGGACGCCCCCGCCCGATGAGGGCCCTCGTCCTCGGCGGCGGCCCCGCCGGCGCCACGGCCGGGTACTGGCTCGCGGCGCACGGGATCGAGGTCACCGTCCTGGAGAAGACCGCGTTCCCGCGGGAGAAGGTCTGCGGCGACGGGCTGACCCCGCGCGCCGTGCGCGAGATGCGGCTCATGGGCCTCCCGCACGGGCCCGAGCTCGGCTACGCCCGCAACCGGGGGCTGCGGCTCGTGGCCCGCGAGCGCAGCGTCGAGGTGCCGTGGCCCGAGCTGAGCGACTTCCCGCCCTACGGGCTCGTGCGCACCCGGCTGGGCTTCGACGAGCACCTGGCCGGGCACGCCCGCGCCGCCGGGGCCCGGGTGCTCGAGCGCCGGGCCGTGACCGGGGTGCTCCGCGACGGCTCCGGCCGGGTCGTCGGCGCCCGCGCCAACGTCCTCGACGCCGCCGGGCGGCGCACCGGCGAGACCGAGGAGCACCGGGCGGACGTCGTGCTCGCGGCCGACGGCAACTCCTCCCGCACCGCGGTGTCCGCCGGGCTGCACAAGCGGGACGACCGCCCGATGGGGGTGGCGGTGCGCGCCTACTTCGAGTCCCCGCGCTCGGACCTGGACTGGATGGAGGGCTGGCTCGAGCTCACCGACGGCACCGACCCGCAGCGGGCGCTGCTGCCGGGCTACGGCTGGGTCTTCGGCGTCGGGGACGGCACCGCCAACGTGGGACTCGGGATCCTGGACACCTCCCCGGCGTTCGGGGACCTGGACTACCGGAAGGTGCTCGCGGACTGGACCGCGTCCATGCCCGCCGAGTGGACGTTCGACGAGGAGCACCGCCGCGGCCGCGTGCTCGGCGCGGCCCTGCCGATGGCGTTCAACCGCACGCCGCACCACGTCCCGGGGATGCTGCTGCTGGGCGACGCCGCGGGCCTCGTCTCCCCGTTCAACGGGGAGGGCATCTCCAACGCGATGGAGTCCGCCCGCTACGCCGCCGAGCACGTCGTGGCGGCCGCGGCCGCCAACGGCCCCGCCCAGCGGGAGCTCGTGCTCGCCGGCTACCCCGACCGGGTCCGGCAGGAGTGGGGCGCGCACTTCACCCAGGGCCGGGTCCTGGCCCAGCTCATCGGCAGCCCCGCCGTGATGAAGGCGGCCGTGCGCACCGGCATGGCCGTGCCCGCCCTGATGCGCTTCGTGGTCCGGGTCATGACGGAGCTCTCCGACCGCCCCGCCGCCACGTGGGAGGACCGGGTGGTCTCCCTCCTGGACGCCCTGACGCCCGCGACCGGCAACACCCGCCCCCCGAAAACTCGCTAGAGTGGTGGACCGTGACTGAATCCTCCTCCCCGAGCGCCGACGGCCCCGCCGCAGGTCTCGGCACCGATCAGGTGAGGCTGCCCGCCGGCTTCGACCTCATCGCGTCCGACGACCGGCTGGGCCCGGTCGTGCTCGGGTCGCTGGCCCGGATCGAGGAGCGGCTCGACGAGGCGGTGCGCAGCGCCGACCACCTGGCCGACGTCACCTCCCGCCACCTGCTCCAGGCCGGGGGCAAGCGCGTGCGGCCCCTGCTGACCGTGCTGGCCGGGGAGATCGGCGGCGGCATCAACGACGCCGTCCTCGAGTCCGCGGCCGTCGTGGAGCTCACGCACCTGGCGACCCTCTACCACGACGACGTCATGGACTCCGCGCCGCTGCGCCGCGGCGTCGCGACCGCGCAGACCGTGTGGGGCAACTCGGTGGCCATCCTCACCGGCGACCTCATCTTCGCCCGCGCCTCCTCGATGGTCTCCGAGCTCGGCCAGCGGGCCCTCAAGATCCAGGCGGACACGTTCGAGCGGCTCGTGCTCGGCCAGCTGCACGAGACGGTCGGCCCCCGCGAGGGGCAGGACCCGCTGGAGCACTACCTCGACGTCCTCTCGGGCAAGACCGGCTCCCTCATCGCGGCGTGCGGGCACTTCGGCGCGGTCCTGGCCGGGGCCGACCAGGACGTCGTGGACGTCATGGTCGAGTACGGGGAGAAGGTCGGCATCGCCTTCCAGCTCGCCGACGACGTGATCGACGTGACCGGCGAGGACGAGGTCTCCGGGAAGTCCCCCGGCACCGACCTGCGCGAGGGGGTGCCCACCCTGCCGGTGCTCATCCTGCGCCGGATGGCAGGGGAGGGCGACGCCGACGCGGTGCGCGCCCTCGAGCACCTCGACTCCGACCTCACCTCGGACGAGGCCCTGGCCCGGGCCGTGGCCGCGGTCTCGGGGCACCGGGCCACCGAGGAGGCGTGGCGGATCGCCCGGCAGTGGGCCGACGAGGCCATCGCGTCGCTGGAGCCGCTGCCGGACACGGTGGCCAAGCGCGCGCTCGTGGCGTTCGCGCACGCCGTCGTCCACCGCGAGGCCTGAGCGAGCTCCGCACCGTACGTCACGGGCCGTGGCGCCAGGTGTGGTTCCCGCGGTCCCACGGGCTAGCCTGTAGCCGTCCGCAGACCACTTCCCGCACCCGAGGACGACCATGACCCCTCAGTCCCCACCCGGCCGTGCCGCCGCGCCACGCGAGGCGTTCTCCAGCCGCACCGTCTTCATCCTGGCCGCGATCGGCTCCGCCGTCGGCCTCGGCAACATCTGGCGCTTCCCCTACATCGCCTACGAGAACGGCGGCGGGGCGTTCCTGATCCCGTACCTCGTCGCGCTGCTGACGGCCGGTCTGCCGCTGCTGATGCTCGAGTACGGCATCGGCCACCGCTTCCGCGCCTCGGCGCCGCTGGCCTACCGCCGCCTGCACCCCAAGACCGAGTGGATCGGCTGGTGGCAGATGGGCATCAGCTTCGTGATCGCCGTGTACTACGCCGTCATCCTCGGCTGGGCGATGCTCTACACGTTCTTCTCGTTCAGCAAGGCCTGGGGCGAGGACCCCGGCACGTTCTTCCTCGCGGACGTCCTGCAGACCTCCGACGAGGTGACCGTCGCGTTCGACTTCGTCCCCAGCGTCCTGGGCACCACCGCCGTGGCCTGGGTGGCGCTGCTGGTGGTCCTGCTGCTGGGCGTGCAGAAGGGCATCGGCCGGGTCAACCTCGTGCTCATCCCGCTGCTGGTGCTGATGTTCCTCGTGATCGTCGTCATCGCCCTGACGTTGCCCGGTGCAACGGACGGCCTGAACGCGCTGTTCACCCCGGACTGGGCCGCACTGGGCAACAGCGCCGTGTGGGTCGCCGCCTACGGCCAGATCTTCTTCTCGCTCTCGGTCGGCTTCGGCATCATGATCACCTACTCGTCCTACCTCAAGCCCAAGACGGACCTCACCAGCTCCGGTCTCGTGGTGGGCTTCGGCAACTCCAGCTTCGAGATCCTCGCCGGCATCGGCGTCTTCGCGGCACTGGGCTTCATGGCCGGGGTCGCCGGGGTGGGCGTCGACGAGGTCGCCACCTCGGGCATCGGCCTCGCGTTCATCGCGTTCCCGACGATCATCTCCCAGGCGCCCCTCGGCACCCTCATCGGGGTGCTGTTCTTCGCGTCGCTGACCTTCGCCGGGTTCACCTCGCTCGTGTCCATCGTCGAGGTCGTCGTCGCGGCGGTCCAGGACAAGCTCGGCCTGCGCCGGCGCACCGCCGTGGTGGCTGTCGTGGTGCCCATGGCGCTGATCTCCCTGGCCCTGTTCACGACCACCACGGGGCTGAACCTGCTCGACGTCACGGACAACTTCGTCAACCAGTTCGGCATCGTCGCCGCGGCACTCGTGTCCGTGATGCTCCTGACGGCCGGCTTCTCCGCGCTGCCGACCCTGCGGGACCACCTCAACTCGGTGTCCTCCTTCAAGCTGGGGCGCACCTGGATGGTCGTGGCCGGCGGGCTCACCCCGATCGTGCTGGGCTACATCCTCATCGACACGCTCACCACCACCGTGGCGGAGGGCTACGGCGAGATGCCCACCTGGTTCGTCAACACGTTCGGCTGGGGCATGGCGCTCGGGCTCATCGTGATCGCCTACGTGCTCTCGAAGCTCCCGTGGCCAGGAGCCTCCCGGGCGAACGAGCTCAGCCCGTCCCCCGCGATCCTGGACGCCTTCACGGACCGGAACCGGATGGAGGGGGACCGGCACCTCTCCCACTGGTCGGACACCGCCCTGCGCACCCCGGCCCTCGACCAGGACTTCTCCTACCGCGCCCTCGCCGAGGGCACGGCCGGGTCCACGGGCCGGCACGCGGAGGCCCCCGCCGCGGGGACCGGCACGGCGCCCTGGAGCTCCGGCACCACGTCCAGCACCACCGGATCCCAGGAGGACCCCCGATGACCACTCCCGCCATCATCATGCTCATCGTGGCCGTGTGCACGGTGTGGGGCGGCTTCATCGCCGCCGTGCTCCACCTGCGGCGCACCCCCGAGGTCCCGGACAACGACCAGGGCTTCGGCGGCGACGACTACGTCCGCACCACCTGACCCCGTCCCGCACCCCCGGGACCAGCAGGAGGGCTCCCGGCGCCGCGCGGCGCCGGGAGCCCTCCTGCGCGTGGTGCTCAGGCGCGGCGCGCCCGCGGGGCGCGCACCGCGTCCAGCACGAGGAGCAGCACCGCGAGCCACACGAAGCAGAAGCTGACCCAGCGCTCCAGGGGCATCTGCTCGCCGAACACGAGCACGGCCAGCAGGAACTGCCCGATGGGCGCCACGTACTGGATCATGCCCACGGTGCTCAGCGGCAGGCGGGTCGCGGCGACCCCGAACAGGATCAGCGGCACGGCCGTGATCACGCCCGAGGACAGCATCAGCAGGAGGTGGCCGGTGCCCTCGCTGCCCAGGGTCAGCCTGCCGTCCGCCCCGAGCAGCGCCACGACGATCGCGGCCACCGGGGTCAGCGCCATCGTCTCCACGGTCAGCGTCACGATCGCCGGGTAGGACCCGCCCATCCGGTTCTTCACGAGGCCGTAGAAGCCGAAGGAGAAGGCCAGGCCCAGCGAGAGCCACGGCACCCGCCCGTAGAAGACGGCCATGACCACGACCGCCACGAACCCGATCCCCACGGCCGTCCACTGCAGGGCCCGCATCCGCTCCCGCAGCACCAGCACGCCGAGCAGGATGGCCACGAGGGGGTTGATGAAGTAGCCGAGGGAGGCCTCCAGGGTGTTCCCCGTGGTCGTGGCGACCGTGTAGAGCCACCAGTTGGCCCCGATCAGCAGGCCGGCCACGGCCAGGGTCCCGAGGGTGCGCGGAGCGCGCAGCGCCCGGCCCAGGGGGTGCAGCTGCCCGGTGAGCGCCAGCAGCGCCAGGCAGAAGACCAGCGAGAAGAGCACGCGCATCGCCACGATCTCCACCGGCGTGGCCGGCTCCAGGGCCACGAAGTACAGCGGGAGCAGGCCCCAGATCCCGTAGGCGGCGAATCCGGAGAGCACACCGGCCCGGGTCCTCGACTGCTCGTCGGGATCCGGGCCGGGTGCGGTGTTGTAGGCGGTCACGCTCGAGGGTACCGCCGGGGGTCAGAGGCCGAAGAATCGGCTGAAGAAGCCCTTCTTCCGCTCGCCCTGCTCCTCCTCGGCGGTCTCCTCGCCCTCCACCACGGGCTCCGTCCCGGCGCTGCCCGGGACACCGGGGCCGGCCACGACCTCGCGCTCGACCTCGCGCTCCACCTGCGGCTCCGCGGCGGGCTCCCGGTGCTGCGCGGCGGCGGGCTCGGGCACCTCCTCGCGGGCCGGGCGGACGGGCTCGGGGCCGGGCACCACCGTGGTGCTCACGCGGCCCGGGCGCACCTCCCGGTCCGAGGGCTCCTGGTCGAACGGGAGGTCGGCCTCGGCGGCACCGGCGTGCGCGGCGGCCGGCTCCTCGGCCGGCCGGGGCTCCTCGGCCGGCTCGGGCCGGACGTGCTCCGTCTCGACGAAGTCGGGCACCTCGATCGGCTCGGGCTGCTCCCGGGGTGCCTCCTCGGGCACCGGGGTCTCCGCGGGAGCCGCCGGGGCCGCGGCGCGGTGCGGCTCGGCCTCCTGCCGGGCGGCCGTGGCCTCGGCGGCGGCACGGTCCTCGCGCAGGGTGGCGGCGCGCTCCTGGGCGTCCGCGGCCAGGTCCACTAGGATCTCGGGGCCCACGGACGGCTCGGCGGGCTCGACACCGGAGATCTGGTGGTCGTCGAACCAGAACCGCTGCGCGCCGTCCCGCACGGTCACCACGCACGTGGCCTCGGTGTCCCACTCGATGTGGGCGCCGCGCAGCTTGGCGTAGGAGTCCACGGCGAGGTTGTGGTCCACCGCGGTGTCCGTGGTCAGCGCCTCGGCGATGACCCGCATCATCCGCTCCACGGTGAGCTCGGGGAGCTCGAACTCGGGTCCGTCCAGCAGCAGCCACGCGGTGACGCCGCCGCCCGCTCCCGCGGGGTAGTGCGCGTACACGCCCGTCACGGCCTTGGCCGCCAGCGTCAGCCGGCGGGCGAGGCCCTCCGCCACGGGCAGCTCGTCGGTGGACAGCTCGTCCACGCCCAGCCGCTCCCCGGCCTCGCGGGCCTGGACCGCGGCGGAGACCACCGCGGCCGGGAAGTGGCCCAGCTCCTGCCAGGACCAGATCCAGGAGCCGCGGGAGGCGGACTCGGTGCCCAGCAGATAGGGCGTCAGGGTCACGGGGGGCTCGGTCTGCAGGGTGAACGCCGGCGCGGAGAAGTCGACGTCCCACCCGGCGCCCTGGGTCAGCTCGGCCAGCCTGGCCTGGTACTCGGTGGAGATGAAGATCGACTCGTCGATCAGTTCCTGCAGCGTTTTCGTCATGCGTCCAGGCTAGCAACCCTCGCGGGTGCGGGAGCGTCACGGCGGGCGCCGCCCGGTGCGTCGGCGGGGGCGCCGGACGGCCGCTCCGCCCGCGGCGGCCGGGGACCGCTTGGGTAGGGTGGGGCGAGACCTCTGGGGCCCCGCAGGTGCCGCGCCCGGCCCCGCGCCCGTCCCGTGACCACCACGATCCGAGCAGGCCCCCTCGCGGGCCGGGAACGAGCCACCGCATGAGCGAGACCCCCGACACCCCGACCCCCGGGCCGGCCCGGCAGGAGCTGCTGAACACGATCGGCTCGTGGGTGCTCTCCGTGCTGCGCACGGAGCCGGGATGGGACCGGATGGTCGTGGACCTCAAGGTCCAGGGCGGGCGCGTGCACCTGCGCGTGCGCGAGCAGCGGGGCGACGAGGTGGTGCCCGGCACCGCCGGGCCCATCAAGGAGGACAGCGCCGTCATCCCCGCCGTCGAGCAGCTGCGGGAGAACGTCCACGTCCCGGGGCGCGGGACGTGGTTCACGGCCACGGTCGTGATCCTCGCCGAGGGCTGGCCCGAGCCGACCCACCGGATCGGAGGGACCTACGACCTCGACGGCGAGCCCCGCCAATGGGGGACGGAGGGGCCGTTCACGGCCCAGGACGTCCTGGCGCACCTCGAGCGCTTCCCCCGCACCCGCGCCCGGATCCCCGCGTGGGCCCTCGAGCTCGCCCGGCGGGACGGCGTCGAGCTGCCCGTCCTCGCCCCGGGCGCCGAGCAGCAGGCCGACCCCGAGGGAGTCGTCAACCCCCTGGTGCGGGCGGCCGTCGACCGGTTCGTGGGCGCCCCCGACAACAAGGCGATGATCGAGGTCGTCCGGCAGTGCATGGCGGGCTCCCTGCTGCTGGACGTCACGGCCAGCGACCTCGTGGCGGGCCCGGGCGGGGAGGCCGTGGGCCCGGAGTCCACCCTGCGCGTCCAGACCCTGGGGGAGCCCGACGGCACGCGGTCCCTCGCCGCCTACACCTCGGCGGCGGAGGCCCAGGCCATGTTCGACCGCCACCACCCGGACGGCGGCAAGCCCGTGCTGCTGCGCGAGTCCGCCGTGAAGGTCCTGAAGATGCTCGCCGACGACCCGCAGCACGACCACCTGGTCATCGACCCGGCCCACCGCGGCTGCCGGATCAGCCGCCCCCAGGTGGAGTGGGCGATGCGGGCGCCGCGCAACGACGCCGTGAAGGCCGCGATGCTCGAGAACAACATGTCGCAGCTGCTCGCCGGGCTCCTGGCCCCGGACGCGGTGCTGCTGCTCGGCGCGCGCGTGCAGG is from Kocuria rosea and encodes:
- a CDS encoding amino acid ABC transporter permease, translating into MAMTMHQRARLSRGVQYAVLILVVLALIAVADWPLLVEKVFNPAIAAQQFPGIIVVALKNTLIYTLLGFVVGLTGGVVLALMKLSSVAPYRWLATIYIEFFRGVPALLVFLAFGYGIPLAFGFRFNHYVTVMIALGLVAAAYIAESLRAGLQAVPKGQYEAARSLGMSHARAMVTIVIPQALRIVLPPLTNEVILLTKDSSLVYLLGMGVGQYELTKYGREAISGAGAGLTPLVVAGVCYLIITVPLGILTRRFESKTDRMKKS
- a CDS encoding ABC transporter substrate-binding protein, with protein sequence MPRPTTRPSRAHALAALSAIAALALTACTSESPSGEAADGGGETAGATASSAVALVEPGFLTVCSESNYPPFEMEEGGEMVGLDMDLGREIAEDLGVEMKNVTLAFESIQSGAALETDQCDVAISALSITEERRTVMDFSDPYYDNEVGLVTDGEDGVDSIDAAREEQVRVGVMQGTVGETQARELGLNAVQFEDATTLFTGLSTGSVDAVLDDVTAIAQHAQDDPDFVVQETADLDDQLGVAVAKGDEAMLGAVDATLDRIEEDGTLEKIVETWIPVQEN
- a CDS encoding isochorismate synthase — encoded protein: MSPTAPAADPAAAPPVPVLHALTVPLSALGADPAAAPDLRDLLAGPELLTWTVDGRGLVAWGRAAEHTVRGADRFTAARVWWDDLVGAAVIEDRVGVPGTGLTAFGAFTFATASAVDSGLVVPELLVGRRGDVAWATLVVAVAPGTPFALGADDVAAAWLRRIGSAPGRPPAASGPPAAPAVVRLSSGTLGEHEWTEAVREGVERIRSGRMEKLVLARDVVARTDAPLDAVAVVRDLARRYEQCWTYCVGLGGDPAGAGRLMGATPEMLVRVLDGVAHARVLAGTLDRDAAPPDEDPHEYAARVLGESEKQQHEHGFAIDSLEASLAPYTDAVTTSPEPFILELPNVWHLASDVTAALRPGPAGDPPSSLELAEALHPTAAVCGTPTAVAAAAIPELEQMDRGLYAGPVGWLDAAGNGDWGIALRGAVQEDERTVRLYAGCGIVAASDPESELAETWAKLRPMLQALGQRAAGAPERLVPAPGLSAG
- a CDS encoding demethylmenaquinone methyltransferase, which encodes MNRADLSKQPHEVSAMFDDVAPRYDLVNDILSLGRTRGWRRVVAEAVGAVPGEKVLDLAAGTGTSSEPYADAGVDVVAADLSLGMLEVGRARRPDIEFVQADATRLPFADASFDAVTISFGLRNIQDYRRALAEMLRVARPGGRLVICEFSTPTAAPLRTVYTEYLMKALPGIAARAASNPEAYRYLAESIAAWPDQEDLAAEILAAGWTGVQYRNLTGGIVAVHRAVKPAADAPAR
- a CDS encoding geranylgeranyl reductase family protein, with protein sequence MRALVLGGGPAGATAGYWLAAHGIEVTVLEKTAFPREKVCGDGLTPRAVREMRLMGLPHGPELGYARNRGLRLVARERSVEVPWPELSDFPPYGLVRTRLGFDEHLAGHARAAGARVLERRAVTGVLRDGSGRVVGARANVLDAAGRRTGETEEHRADVVLAADGNSSRTAVSAGLHKRDDRPMGVAVRAYFESPRSDLDWMEGWLELTDGTDPQRALLPGYGWVFGVGDGTANVGLGILDTSPAFGDLDYRKVLADWTASMPAEWTFDEEHRRGRVLGAALPMAFNRTPHHVPGMLLLGDAAGLVSPFNGEGISNAMESARYAAEHVVAAAAANGPAQRELVLAGYPDRVRQEWGAHFTQGRVLAQLIGSPAVMKAAVRTGMAVPALMRFVVRVMTELSDRPAATWEDRVVSLLDALTPATGNTRPPKTR
- a CDS encoding polyprenyl synthetase family protein, which translates into the protein MTESSSPSADGPAAGLGTDQVRLPAGFDLIASDDRLGPVVLGSLARIEERLDEAVRSADHLADVTSRHLLQAGGKRVRPLLTVLAGEIGGGINDAVLESAAVVELTHLATLYHDDVMDSAPLRRGVATAQTVWGNSVAILTGDLIFARASSMVSELGQRALKIQADTFERLVLGQLHETVGPREGQDPLEHYLDVLSGKTGSLIAACGHFGAVLAGADQDVVDVMVEYGEKVGIAFQLADDVIDVTGEDEVSGKSPGTDLREGVPTLPVLILRRMAGEGDADAVRALEHLDSDLTSDEALARAVAAVSGHRATEEAWRIARQWADEAIASLEPLPDTVAKRALVAFAHAVVHREA
- a CDS encoding sodium-dependent transporter, which codes for MTPQSPPGRAAAPREAFSSRTVFILAAIGSAVGLGNIWRFPYIAYENGGGAFLIPYLVALLTAGLPLLMLEYGIGHRFRASAPLAYRRLHPKTEWIGWWQMGISFVIAVYYAVILGWAMLYTFFSFSKAWGEDPGTFFLADVLQTSDEVTVAFDFVPSVLGTTAVAWVALLVVLLLGVQKGIGRVNLVLIPLLVLMFLVIVVIALTLPGATDGLNALFTPDWAALGNSAVWVAAYGQIFFSLSVGFGIMITYSSYLKPKTDLTSSGLVVGFGNSSFEILAGIGVFAALGFMAGVAGVGVDEVATSGIGLAFIAFPTIISQAPLGTLIGVLFFASLTFAGFTSLVSIVEVVVAAVQDKLGLRRRTAVVAVVVPMALISLALFTTTTGLNLLDVTDNFVNQFGIVAAALVSVMLLTAGFSALPTLRDHLNSVSSFKLGRTWMVVAGGLTPIVLGYILIDTLTTTVAEGYGEMPTWFVNTFGWGMALGLIVIAYVLSKLPWPGASRANELSPSPAILDAFTDRNRMEGDRHLSHWSDTALRTPALDQDFSYRALAEGTAGSTGRHAEAPAAGTGTAPWSSGTTSSTTGSQEDPR
- a CDS encoding methionine/alanine import family NSS transporter small subunit, coding for MTTPAIIMLIVAVCTVWGGFIAAVLHLRRTPEVPDNDQGFGGDDYVRTT
- the rarD gene encoding EamA family transporter RarD encodes the protein MTAYNTAPGPDPDEQSRTRAGVLSGFAAYGIWGLLPLYFVALEPATPVEIVAMRVLFSLVFCLALLALTGQLHPLGRALRAPRTLGTLAVAGLLIGANWWLYTVATTTGNTLEASLGYFINPLVAILLGVLVLRERMRALQWTAVGIGFVAVVVMAVFYGRVPWLSLGLAFSFGFYGLVKNRMGGSYPAIVTLTVETMALTPVAAIVVALLGADGRLTLGSEGTGHLLLMLSSGVITAVPLILFGVAATRLPLSTVGMIQYVAPIGQFLLAVLVFGEQMPLERWVSFCFVWLAVLLLVLDAVRAPRARRA
- a CDS encoding DUF6882 domain-containing protein; the protein is MTKTLQELIDESIFISTEYQARLAELTQGAGWDVDFSAPAFTLQTEPPVTLTPYLLGTESASRGSWIWSWQELGHFPAAVVSAAVQAREAGERLGVDELSTDELPVAEGLARRLTLAAKAVTGVYAHYPAGAGGGVTAWLLLDGPEFELPELTVERMMRVIAEALTTDTAVDHNLAVDSYAKLRGAHIEWDTEATCVVTVRDGAQRFWFDDHQISGVEPAEPSVGPEILVDLAADAQERAATLREDRAAAEATAARQEAEPHRAAAPAAPAETPVPEEAPREQPEPIEVPDFVETEHVRPEPAEEPRPAEEPAAAHAGAAEADLPFDQEPSDREVRPGRVSTTVVPGPEPVRPAREEVPEPAAAQHREPAAEPQVEREVEREVVAGPGVPGSAGTEPVVEGEETAEEEQGERKKGFFSRFFGL